In Shouchella patagoniensis, the following are encoded in one genomic region:
- the parE gene encoding DNA topoisomerase IV subunit B: protein MSKQHLEYNDDAIQVLEGLEAVRKRPGMYIGSTDVRGLHHLVFEIVDNAVDEALGGHGATIKVTLHKDESVSIQDEGRGMPVGMHRSGKPTPEVIFTVLHAGGKFGQGGYATSGGLHGVGASVVNALSEWLEVDIKRDGNRYVQRFEKGGKPATTLEKKGKARTSGTTVRFKPDASIFSSTNFNTETLAERLREAAFLLKGVTIELKDERSGKEMDEVFKYDTGLEAFVDYLNEGKEPLHSVVSFSGLANEIEMDLAFQFHDAYTENVLSFVNNVRTRDGGTHELGAKTAMTRIINEHARKIGLLKEKDKNLDGSDIREGFTAIISVRVPEAKLQFEGQTKSKLGTTEARSAVDAIVSEKMSYFLEENPTVANTLLKKSIKAAQAREAARKAREDARNGKKNKRRDVLLSGKLTPAQSRNPDRNELYLVEGDSAGGSAKQGRDRKFQAVLPLRGKVINTEKAKLDDIMKNEEIRTIIHTIGAGVGADFEVADCNYDKIVIMTDADTDGAHIQVLLLTFFYRYMKPLLDSGKIYIALPPLYKVSKGTGKKEQLEYAWDEDELQKALKTIGKGSIVQRYKGLGEMNATQLWETTMDPTMRTLIRVKLEDAARAEKHVTTLMGDKVEPRRKWIESHVAFGLEEETNILENENLHIGEEK, encoded by the coding sequence ATGTCAAAACAACATCTGGAATATAACGATGATGCAATTCAAGTCCTAGAAGGTCTAGAAGCAGTACGAAAAAGACCCGGGATGTACATAGGATCTACTGACGTAAGAGGCCTTCACCATCTTGTTTTCGAAATCGTTGACAATGCAGTGGATGAAGCATTAGGTGGCCATGGAGCTACGATAAAAGTAACCTTACACAAAGACGAAAGTGTATCGATACAAGACGAAGGAAGAGGAATGCCAGTTGGCATGCACCGCTCTGGTAAACCGACACCAGAAGTGATTTTTACAGTGCTTCATGCTGGCGGAAAATTCGGACAAGGAGGATATGCAACGAGCGGAGGATTACACGGTGTTGGTGCTTCTGTTGTTAATGCTTTATCCGAGTGGTTAGAAGTTGATATTAAGCGTGACGGAAATCGCTATGTCCAGCGGTTTGAAAAAGGTGGCAAGCCAGCAACAACTCTAGAAAAAAAGGGAAAAGCACGAACGTCTGGAACGACGGTACGCTTTAAACCTGATGCATCCATTTTTTCATCAACCAATTTTAATACTGAGACATTAGCAGAGCGTTTAAGGGAAGCTGCGTTTTTGTTAAAGGGCGTTACGATCGAATTAAAAGATGAGCGTTCTGGAAAAGAGATGGACGAGGTATTTAAATACGATACTGGACTAGAAGCATTTGTCGATTATTTAAACGAGGGCAAAGAACCGTTACATAGTGTCGTATCTTTTTCAGGTCTTGCAAATGAAATAGAAATGGATCTTGCTTTTCAATTTCATGATGCATATACAGAAAATGTCTTGTCGTTCGTGAACAATGTCCGTACGCGTGATGGTGGTACACACGAATTAGGTGCAAAAACAGCTATGACTCGAATCATAAATGAACATGCTAGGAAAATAGGTTTGCTGAAAGAAAAAGATAAAAACTTAGATGGCTCAGATATTCGTGAAGGTTTTACTGCAATCATTTCAGTCCGTGTACCAGAAGCGAAGTTGCAATTTGAAGGCCAAACAAAAAGTAAATTAGGTACTACTGAAGCAAGATCAGCTGTGGACGCAATTGTCTCTGAAAAAATGTCTTATTTTCTTGAAGAAAATCCAACGGTCGCTAATACATTGTTAAAAAAATCGATCAAGGCTGCCCAAGCTCGCGAAGCCGCAAGAAAAGCACGGGAAGACGCGAGAAATGGAAAGAAAAATAAACGTAGAGACGTGTTATTAAGTGGAAAATTGACTCCTGCTCAATCGAGAAATCCAGATCGGAATGAACTTTATTTGGTTGAAGGTGACTCTGCAGGTGGTTCAGCTAAACAGGGACGTGATCGTAAATTCCAAGCGGTCCTTCCATTGCGTGGAAAAGTTATTAATACAGAAAAAGCAAAGCTTGATGACATTATGAAAAACGAAGAAATCCGTACGATTATCCATACGATCGGAGCTGGCGTTGGCGCTGATTTTGAGGTTGCTGATTGCAATTACGATAAAATTGTTATCATGACAGATGCCGATACAGATGGAGCTCACATCCAAGTATTATTGCTTACGTTTTTCTACCGATACATGAAACCACTTCTTGATTCCGGCAAAATTTATATTGCTTTGCCTCCCCTTTATAAGGTTAGTAAAGGGACAGGAAAAAAAGAACAATTAGAGTATGCATGGGATGAAGATGAACTACAAAAAGCGCTAAAAACAATTGGGAAAGGTTCAATTGTACAACGTTATAAAGGACTCGGGGAAATGAATGCAACCCAGCTTTGGGAAACGACAATGGACCCAACCATGCGTACTCTTATACGAGTTAAACTTGAAGACGCTGCACGAGCAGAGAAGCATGTCACGACATTAATGGGTGACAAAGTTGAACCAAGACGTAAGTGGATTGAATCTCATGTTGCTTTTGGTTTAGAAGAAGAAACAAATATTCTCGAAAATGAAAACTTGCATATAGGGGAGGAAAAGTAA
- the parC gene encoding DNA topoisomerase IV subunit A translates to MAKSERYLDLPLEDVIGDRFSRYSKYIIQERALPDARDGLKPVQRRILYAMYNDGNTADKPYRKAAKTVGNVIGNYHPHGDSSVYEAMVRMSQDWKVRQLLIDMHGNNGSIDGDPPAAMRYTEARLSAISAELMRDLDKGTVDYIPNFDDSIEEPVVLPAMFPNLLVNGSTGISAGYATDIPPHFLPEIIDGTVLLMEKPQTTLDELLQIVKGPDFPTGGIVQGLDGIRQAYETGKGKVIVRAKTEIEEVRGGRKQIVITEIPYEVVKANLVKKMDEIRFDKKVDGIAEVRDDTDRTGLRIVVELKKEAEPNAILHYLLKNTDLQVAYHFNMVAIYNKTPQLMGLKALMQAYIDHQKQVFTRKSKFELRKAQERAHIVEGLIKAVSILDDVIRVIRASKDKKDAKLNLQHEFEFTEPQAEAIVNLQLYRLTNTDITTLQKEADELQKKIAELQAILGSEKKLISVIKREMNGVKKKFISERRTEIKEEIEELKINMDELIAAEDVRVTITHAGYVKRTSIRSYTASSKDAPGMKTGDSLLHSSVASTTDVLLLFTKKGSYLYVPIHQLPDIRWKDDGQHVANLIPLDPDDEVLDAKIIRDFKEDESLLFMTKHGMAKRTQLSLYQAQRHSKPLMALKLKAGDEVVAVLHTDGNKELFAVSTFGYGLWFSESDVSLVGQRAAGVKGMNLKEGDEVVGVEAFGLEETVEFICATQRGAVKRMAITEFEKSSRAKRGLLLLRELKSNPHRLVGFRRIKSQSDKFIISTENEKQVVVSPKEYRRSDRYSNGSYAFDQHELGNAVSMRHSIDTTNFE, encoded by the coding sequence TTGGCAAAATCAGAACGTTATCTAGACCTTCCTTTAGAAGATGTCATTGGCGACCGGTTCAGCCGCTATAGCAAATATATTATTCAAGAACGTGCCCTTCCGGATGCGCGTGATGGGTTAAAACCGGTTCAGCGTCGTATTCTCTATGCGATGTACAATGACGGTAATACAGCGGACAAGCCTTACCGGAAAGCGGCAAAAACAGTCGGTAATGTAATTGGTAATTATCATCCTCATGGTGATAGTTCCGTCTACGAAGCAATGGTACGCATGAGCCAGGATTGGAAAGTTCGCCAACTGCTTATTGACATGCATGGGAATAATGGATCAATTGATGGCGATCCACCAGCGGCTATGCGTTATACAGAAGCGAGACTGTCGGCAATTAGTGCTGAATTGATGCGAGATTTAGATAAAGGGACAGTTGATTACATTCCTAATTTTGATGATTCGATTGAAGAACCCGTTGTTCTTCCGGCGATGTTCCCGAACCTACTTGTGAACGGTTCCACAGGTATTTCTGCAGGATACGCTACGGATATCCCTCCACACTTCCTCCCAGAAATTATTGATGGGACAGTGCTTTTGATGGAAAAACCTCAAACGACTTTAGATGAATTACTTCAAATTGTAAAAGGACCAGATTTCCCTACTGGCGGCATTGTTCAAGGACTTGATGGTATACGTCAAGCATATGAAACGGGTAAAGGAAAAGTAATTGTACGAGCGAAAACAGAGATTGAAGAAGTTCGTGGTGGTCGAAAACAAATTGTTATTACCGAAATTCCGTATGAGGTTGTAAAAGCGAATCTAGTTAAGAAAATGGATGAAATTCGGTTTGATAAAAAAGTGGATGGCATCGCAGAAGTACGAGATGATACCGACCGTACAGGTTTGCGCATTGTTGTTGAGCTAAAAAAAGAAGCAGAACCAAATGCTATCTTACATTACCTTTTAAAAAATACTGATCTTCAAGTTGCTTATCACTTTAATATGGTTGCTATTTATAATAAGACCCCTCAGCTTATGGGGCTCAAAGCATTAATGCAAGCATATATTGACCACCAGAAGCAAGTATTTACACGTAAATCAAAATTTGAATTACGTAAAGCTCAAGAACGAGCACACATTGTTGAAGGGTTAATTAAAGCGGTTTCCATTCTTGATGATGTTATCCGAGTAATCCGGGCTTCAAAAGATAAAAAGGACGCTAAACTCAATCTTCAACATGAATTTGAATTTACGGAACCACAAGCTGAAGCAATTGTTAATTTACAGCTTTACCGTTTAACAAATACAGATATTACGACTTTGCAAAAAGAAGCGGATGAACTACAAAAGAAAATTGCCGAGCTACAAGCGATTCTTGGGAGTGAAAAAAAGCTAATATCTGTCATTAAACGTGAAATGAATGGCGTCAAGAAAAAGTTCATTTCGGAACGTAGAACGGAAATTAAAGAAGAAATTGAAGAACTGAAAATTAATATGGACGAACTAATTGCTGCAGAAGATGTTCGTGTAACGATTACACACGCTGGCTATGTGAAGCGTACGAGCATTCGGTCTTATACGGCATCAAGCAAGGACGCCCCAGGAATGAAAACAGGAGATAGTTTGCTGCATTCATCTGTAGCAAGCACAACTGATGTCTTGCTTCTATTTACAAAAAAAGGAAGCTACCTGTATGTCCCTATTCATCAATTGCCAGACATCCGTTGGAAAGATGATGGTCAACATGTTGCGAACCTAATTCCACTGGATCCGGATGATGAAGTACTGGATGCAAAGATTATTCGAGATTTTAAAGAAGATGAATCTCTGTTATTCATGACGAAGCATGGAATGGCAAAACGAACACAATTAAGTCTTTATCAGGCACAGCGTCATTCTAAACCATTAATGGCATTAAAACTAAAAGCAGGGGATGAAGTTGTCGCTGTGTTACACACGGATGGCAATAAAGAGTTATTTGCTGTTTCAACCTTTGGGTATGGATTGTGGTTTTCTGAATCCGATGTGTCACTAGTGGGCCAGCGGGCAGCGGGTGTCAAAGGAATGAATTTAAAAGAAGGCGATGAGGTCGTTGGAGTTGAAGCCTTCGGTCTTGAAGAAACAGTCGAATTTATCTGTGCCACTCAAAGAGGTGCAGTTAAACGAATGGCCATAACGGAATTTGAAAAATCAAGTCGTGCAAAACGTGGTTTGTTGCTTCTTAGAGAACTGAAAAGCAATCCACATCGATTGGTGGGCTTTAGACGCATAAAATCACAGAGTGACAAATTTATTATCTCAACTGAAAACGAAAAACAAGTCGTCGTTTCGCCAAAAGAGTATCGACGTTCAGACCGATATTCAAATGGTTCGTATGCATTTGATCAACATGAACTTGGGAATGCGGTGTCCATGCGACATTCCATTGATACGACCAACTTCGAATAA
- a CDS encoding GntR family transcriptional regulator, giving the protein MDVPQKDQSLHAQVKDEIIKRIESGEYPVQSQLPTEAEFCEKFNVSRTTVRQALQQLSQEGFVYRRQGRGTFVAEPKIRTSLSQTVISFNEQLALQGKQPDIQILSLNLIPANHTIASSLKRDTNDPIHKLVRMRYGDGKPLQYEIAYIPWAIAPGLTQEQCKVSLYGALRKEYDIHIARTEEHLQLTFADENISKLLQIEEHTPCFYLETSAFLENGVVAEYSQTYFHGERASFVIERVYN; this is encoded by the coding sequence ATGGATGTCCCGCAAAAAGACCAATCATTGCATGCGCAAGTAAAAGACGAAATTATTAAACGAATTGAATCAGGGGAGTATCCAGTCCAATCGCAACTACCTACAGAAGCAGAATTCTGCGAAAAATTCAATGTCAGCCGCACAACTGTTCGCCAGGCCTTGCAGCAGCTTAGCCAAGAAGGTTTTGTATATAGACGACAAGGTCGAGGCACATTTGTTGCTGAGCCCAAAATTAGGACATCCCTTTCACAAACAGTAATCTCTTTTAATGAACAACTTGCTTTACAGGGAAAACAACCTGACATTCAAATTCTATCGCTTAATCTCATTCCCGCCAATCATACGATCGCATCTTCTTTAAAACGAGATACGAATGACCCCATCCATAAACTAGTTCGGATGCGTTACGGTGATGGGAAACCACTTCAATATGAAATTGCTTATATTCCATGGGCTATTGCACCTGGACTAACGCAAGAGCAATGCAAAGTTTCATTATATGGTGCTCTTCGAAAAGAGTATGATATTCATATTGCTAGAACGGAAGAGCATTTGCAGCTTACTTTCGCTGATGAAAACATTAGTAAGTTACTACAAATCGAAGAACATACACCTTGTTTTTATTTAGAAACATCTGCTTTTCTAGAAAACGGGGTTGTTGCTGAATACTCACAAACGTATTTTCATGGTGAACGTGCTAGTTTTGTTATTGAACGTGTTTACAATTAA
- the chbG gene encoding chitin disaccharide deacetylase — protein sequence MPTLIINADDFGLTKGVNYGIVDSYLDGIVSSTTMLVNTPGTNHAVSLAKEHPQLGVGIHLALTIGKPVLKTVSSLIDEEGNFKRLAQQRNEQTIDLDEVLKEWTAQIETFYGYGLRPTHLDSHHHIHTWSHLVPVIEQLSKTYHLPWRNNFDVPPLNIKVVSTVFDSRFYKEGVHSESIDAILFEHNDKETVEVMCHPGYIDQDLLQLSSYTTERALEAQILTSFTLPEYCRTSKVR from the coding sequence ATGCCTACTCTCATTATAAATGCGGACGACTTCGGTTTAACAAAGGGAGTTAATTACGGAATCGTAGATAGTTATTTGGATGGGATTGTTTCATCTACAACCATGCTCGTAAATACGCCAGGTACAAATCATGCGGTCTCATTGGCAAAAGAACATCCACAGTTAGGTGTCGGTATCCATCTAGCTCTAACGATAGGAAAACCAGTCTTGAAAACGGTCTCCTCTTTGATTGACGAAGAAGGAAATTTTAAGCGACTGGCCCAGCAACGTAATGAACAAACGATTGATCTTGATGAAGTCTTAAAGGAATGGACGGCGCAAATTGAAACATTTTATGGATACGGCTTGCGTCCAACTCATCTAGACAGTCACCACCATATTCATACTTGGTCCCACCTTGTGCCAGTTATTGAGCAATTAAGTAAGACGTATCATCTTCCTTGGAGAAACAACTTTGATGTCCCTCCACTTAATATAAAGGTGGTTTCAACTGTTTTTGATAGTAGGTTTTATAAAGAAGGCGTGCATTCAGAGTCAATTGATGCAATTTTATTTGAACATAATGATAAGGAGACAGTTGAAGTGATGTGTCATCCTGGTTATATCGACCAAGACCTACTTCAACTATCTTCATACACGACAGAAAGGGCATTAGAAGCACAGATTCTGACATCCTTTACTCTTCCTGAATACTGTCGTACGAGCAAAGTACGGTGA
- a CDS encoding ABC transporter permease, translating to MIMALMKNEWMKAWYGRKIWVFIVVIAACILLGTGLTVFLNSLDNGGLTGSLFLELGFPLLAPIINIYMVIQVSGAIAGEFRSGTAKQLLIRPVSRTKLLVTKWFSMAVLGILFYLLIAFVLFLINMILFGSNVSWTDGANTMMSLVAYSLPSMLFYIMLAVLVACLTRSTALTIVITLIPYFFGDIFTILLNFYEWPKWVIFTHLDLVNIYYMEETFIQQPFDYAWQSILFIGLHGVIFLVLAHIVFKKRDVL from the coding sequence ATGATCATGGCATTAATGAAAAATGAATGGATGAAAGCATGGTATGGCAGAAAAATATGGGTATTTATTGTTGTTATTGCTGCATGTATTTTACTTGGAACAGGGCTAACCGTCTTCTTAAATTCATTAGATAATGGGGGACTAACAGGATCCTTATTTTTAGAACTTGGTTTCCCTTTACTGGCACCGATCATTAATATTTACATGGTCATTCAAGTGTCAGGCGCAATTGCAGGAGAATTTAGATCTGGTACTGCAAAACAGTTACTTATACGCCCAGTTTCTCGAACAAAATTATTAGTAACGAAATGGTTTAGCATGGCTGTTTTAGGTATTCTTTTCTACTTATTAATCGCTTTTGTCTTGTTTTTAATTAACATGATCTTATTTGGTTCAAATGTTTCTTGGACAGATGGCGCGAATACAATGATGAGCCTTGTAGCCTATTCCTTACCAAGTATGTTGTTCTACATTATGCTCGCAGTACTCGTTGCTTGTTTGACTAGAAGTACGGCCTTAACCATTGTTATTACGCTTATCCCCTATTTCTTTGGAGACATTTTTACGATTTTGCTTAATTTCTATGAATGGCCAAAATGGGTCATCTTTACTCACCTTGATCTAGTCAATATTTATTACATGGAAGAAACGTTTATCCAACAGCCGTTTGACTATGCGTGGCAATCAATCCTGTTTATCGGATTACATGGCGTTATTTTCCTAGTGCTTGCACACATTGTTTTTAAAAAGAGAGATGTTTTATAG
- a CDS encoding ABC transporter ATP-binding protein — protein sequence MNAFPLVVEKLNKRLGKNNVIQDLSFSLERGKIYGFLGPNGSGKTTTIRMIVSLIKPDTGEVFIEGNSISKNREQALEHVGAIVENPDLYLYLTGMQNLKHFADMSPRSIGQERVDEVVRLVDLEHAIHKKVKSYSLGMKQRLGIAISILHSPSVLILDEPTNGLDPQGIRDLRDYLRKLAEEEEVTLLVSSHQLSEIELLCDRAVIIKDGKLVDEVSVKAIAAETDKMTVTIEVQPPDSALELLNQSFHVTKTETGVEVHEQTYQDIPKIIRLLTDKGLSVYGVSYKKRLEDAYFSLTESKGGKGV from the coding sequence ATGAATGCATTTCCACTCGTTGTAGAAAAATTGAATAAGCGTCTTGGAAAGAATAACGTTATTCAAGATTTATCATTCTCTTTAGAACGAGGTAAGATTTATGGGTTTCTAGGTCCGAATGGCTCTGGGAAAACAACAACAATTCGAATGATCGTCTCGTTAATCAAACCTGATACTGGAGAGGTTTTTATTGAAGGCAATAGTATCTCGAAAAACAGAGAGCAAGCGCTTGAACATGTTGGCGCAATTGTCGAAAATCCTGATTTGTATCTGTATTTAACAGGGATGCAAAACCTTAAACATTTTGCAGATATGAGTCCACGATCTATTGGTCAAGAACGAGTTGATGAGGTTGTCAGACTTGTTGACTTAGAGCACGCTATACATAAGAAAGTGAAATCTTACTCATTAGGAATGAAACAAAGACTTGGTATCGCAATTTCGATCTTACATAGTCCGAGTGTTCTTATTCTTGACGAGCCGACAAATGGGCTTGACCCACAAGGGATTCGTGATCTCCGTGATTATTTGCGAAAGCTTGCAGAAGAAGAGGAAGTTACTTTGCTCGTTTCAAGCCACCAGCTTAGTGAAATCGAACTTCTTTGCGACCGAGCGGTCATTATTAAGGACGGCAAGTTAGTTGATGAAGTAAGTGTCAAAGCAATTGCTGCTGAAACCGATAAAATGACCGTTACAATTGAAGTTCAACCACCTGATTCGGCGTTGGAACTGTTAAACCAATCTTTCCACGTCACAAAAACGGAAACTGGTGTTGAAGTTCATGAACAAACATATCAAGACATTCCGAAGATTATTCGCTTATTAACGGATAAGGGACTATCTGTTTATGGTGTTTCATATAAGAAGCGATTAGAAGACGCTTATTTCTCCTTAACCGAATCAAAAGGAGGTAAAGGTGTATGA